The sequence aatcctgggcgatagcgagggaatccaaagagcacaaggtgaaaaatgtTTGCACTCGAGCGGAACACGTaggtaacttttcatcccacctcatcgaggaaatttctaaactcaaaaaaagaaaatggcacgCACGTCACACATGGCAAGTTAAAAAGATGTTCttacctattaaaatttatttacgcaaaaactcagtttaaaaatgtaatgaggTTTAAAATCGacctcaaaacaataaaaatagttatttgttatacaagagtgcaaagttgctttttaaccgcgggctcaattttgatgaccgagcaagcgaaggattctaaaattgaaacacgagcgtagcgagtgtttcaataattagaatcctgagcgacagcgagggaatcaaaagagcacaaggtgaaaaatctttgcactcgagtgcaacacgtaacttttcatcccacctcattgaggaaattactaaatgcaaaaaaacaaaatggcgcgagtacatatgagtatcaaattaaaaagtattatctattaaagttaatttatttgaaaactcaatttaaaaatgatgttaaaaatctatgtaaaaacaataataaaaattacttaattaattgaataattaatttaagcagtattttatttgtttaatatgtatttgtttgaaaagtcttatcaagattgtcacaaatggagtattgcacacgatgttctaaattcaaatcactttgccgctctagaggataaaaacggattttgcgctcagatatcaaagggtaaaactactctttccgagatggtgggatgaaaataataatttcatccacgtatacattataattatataatattaaaaaaatccttttttaattgaaaaatgtttacgtAAGCATGGGGGAGGGGCTAAAAGCTTTGTCTACTTTTGCTGACAAGGGGGATGGGGGGGaggtaaataattgtaataaatctgCTTACGCAATATTTGAACGGCCCCAAAGCGTAAAGGCTCtgtccgagatggtgggatgaaaaaatatttgatttaatttgaaaatgaacTTTCGTATAAATATCAGGCAAGTCTTTCAATcacgtatgaaaaaatatcgATTAAACAGATCGTAAGAGACGGGTCTTGGAAAACCTGATAgcaattttgagtttttcatccaaaaccaaaataattagaAGGACTTACGGCAACGAAGATGAGGGGTCGCGAGGGGTGGAAGAGCGCGCACTGCACGAGCCCCTTGCTGCGCGTGAACGGCAGCTGCGAGCGGCGCCGCGACAGCTGGTGCACCAccaccgcccgcgccgccgcgtcCGCCAGCGTCACCAGCACGTAGTCGCCGCGCGCGTGCCACGCCACGTGCGTCACGCGCCGGAAGTGCTCCAGCCGCACGCGCACCCCGCGCGCCCACTCCtccggcgccggcgccgcccacgccaccgccgccgccacgcGCGCCTCCACCGCCTCCCGCGCCGCCGGCGCCGCCTCCAGCAGCTCGTCCGTGCGCCGCGACACCCGCGCCGGCGCCACGCCCGGGCTCAGCAGCAGCAGGCGCTCGcccaccgccgccgccaccaGGCTCAGCCCTGGCGCCGGCAGCCACGCCACGCGCGCCACGGCGCCGCCCAGCGCCAGCACGCGCAAGCATCGCCCCGTCGCCACCTCCCACACTGCGGGCGGTACTACAGGCTACAGGCGCGGCACGACACCCGCGCACGAGTCGCGCGCCCGTCTCACAGATTGCCCACAATGATACGTTGCTCAAAATGTACGAAAAATACAATCTTCGGAAAGGTAGCAGATAGTTGATCGAaactgtatttaatatttaatccattaacatataaaattttatatttattatttcagtaagaAGGACTTAAATGCTGCACTAAATAAAActcaaattataaatgtttttttataatttgagttttatttaattaatatttagtacctatatcttggacatcaatgactgtgtttcggagggcacattaaactgtaggtcccggctgtcatttattATCCgtggcagtagttacgggtagtcagaagcgagtacgtttgacaccagtctaaccaaggggtatcgggttgcccgggttgagaaagtcagataggcagtcgctccttgtacaacTCTGGTACTCGCAGCACcaggctcgggagataatgaAGCTTTTCCACTACTGGTTTTCTATAGAAACATTGAAAAAGGTAGAGAGCAAATGTAAGGTTGGCTGACCGCGCATGGTGCCGTCGTCGCCGCCGGACACGACGTACTGGCCGCTGGGGTCGAAGTCCGCGCTGCGCACCAGCCCCGCGTGGCCGCGCATGCGCAGCGCCTCGCTCGTGGGGAAGGGCTGCAGGTCGCGCGGCGCCggcagcttgggcaccagctcCTCCGGCCGGATGGTGAGCTGCACAGACACACGCTACAGGCGCTGATGCGGGCGCAGGCGGGCGAGGCGGGCCGACACTCACCCGCATCTTGATGGCACGCGGCGCCAGGTACAGGTCGAGGCAGCGCAGGAAGCGCTCGCGCGTGAAGCGCTCGTAGGCCGGCACGGCGCGCAGGCTGGCGTGCCGCGTCGGCAGGAACGTGTACTTGCGCTTCCACGGCGTCTCGCTCAGCTTGTTCCACTCCTTCATCTGCGGACACGCGAGGCGGtgaggcgggcggcgcggggcgcgaGGCGCGAGCTCTCACGAGGCACTCACCTCCTTGGCGTCGAGCAGGTACTCGGGCGGCGGGTTGTAGCTCTCGGCGTGCGAGGGcagcgcgcggcgcggcgcggggaTGTGGCGCTGCAGGCCGCGCGGCGCGTCGCCGGAGCCCCACAGGTTGTAGAACTGCTTGctgcggcgggcgcggcgctcGTCGGCCAGCTGGCGCCGCGTCTTGGCCCAGCCCATCTTCAGCGCGTGCACCAGGCGCGCCACCTGCTGCTGCTCGGAGCGCGACGGCAGGAACGAGCGCTTGTGCTCGGGGAAGGCGCGCAGCGGCGTCGCCAGCACCTCGCGGCTGAACCACTCCACCCAGGGCTGCGGACACAGGCGCGTCAGACGGAAgccggcgggcgcgggcgccggGCTGCGGGCTACGCACCTCGTACTCGTCGTGCGCGGCGTCGGGCACGTGGCCGGCGCGCAGGCGCTGGATGAGCTCCAGGTCCTGCTTGCTGAGCACCACGTCCTGGCCCGTGTTGGGGTCGCGCACGGTGCGCCAGAAGTCGGGATCCTCGCATTGCCTGCACAGAGAAGGCACGTGACGGCGGCGGTGAGGCGGGAggcgaggcggcggcggcggcggcggcgcgctaCTCACTTGAGGAAGTCGTCGATGGCGTCGCGCTGCGGCGGCTTGAGCAGGCGGCGGCCGGCCAGGTCGTAGCCCACGTGCGGGTAGTCGCGGTACCACCAGGCGGGCACGGCGCCGCGCGTGTTGCGTCGGTCCTCCTCGTCCGACGTGTCGCCCGACGAGTACTCGTCTGCAACGCGTCGCTCCACTCAGTCGCGCAAACCGACAACACATTTGATAACTACTGCATTAGCATTGTAGTTACTATCTCCTAAAGTCGCTATATAACGTCTATAAATTGCTTGACAACAATAACGCAGGATTTTACTACACATTCTAAAAGCTCAAAAGTAACTAAACACTCAAGTTGACAAAAAGTAGGTTAGCCACCAGAACTCCAACAACATTAAGGCCGTGTTCAAActaaactgactgtcagccgccgaatgtgagcgaacgttattcactttttcgttcacatGTAACCGACGATACGTTATCTACTTATACTTGTCGGAGGcgtcatcaggatggcactatcgtccgacatcagttagggtaatcaagcaaagagataactcaaagaaactcaaaactcaaacaaactcaaaactcaaacgtttattcaaattagtcagaacaaaagacagcccccaaaacgcccgcccttcgccacttcctatgtgttttggctggggagaagaagtggcggaacaaactccccagcaacacatgtctgtctgttaggttagaagaaccgttacaatacaaaaatcataAGACACTACAATTAGTTTaggtactacaacgctaggcaataacatcaggtacactacacgtaacgaaaggcagtaacgCGACAACTccacgaagactcgacgaagccTCGACCAAGACTCGatcaagactgagctccgcggacgccacgctgaccgccaccactctgccaagcgcgccaaaatgttgtttcaccggaaacgccacccgagggcgcgcttgcgtgacgtttagtgtccgtgaTATTGACAATCTCCgacatactaatattataaagaggaaaactttgtttgtttggttgtaatggataaactcaaaaactactcgaccgattttaaatattatttcactattagaaagctatattatctgcgagtaacataggctatattttatcccggtgcgggcagtagctcccacgggacgcgggtgaaaccgcgggaaaacagctagtgccTAATATGCATACACGCTGACATTCGGccgctgacagtcagtttgttTTTAACGCAGCCTAAATCTAAAAGTATTGAAATCTGTGTAATCGTGTCCAATTAAAGGTCTAGgctttaaactattttatccATTTGAATCATGTAAATTATGATGTGAAGTCAAAGCTAGACTTTTTTTTTGCTGCCATAAAACTAACTTCAATCAAACTGATCTGAAgtgtaaagtataaaatattttaattgctatttaaaaaataattattataaacaaaagactCATTACTTATGCTATAATAAGACGgagaaaaaacataaattaaaattgttcagCGACACTTGGCTATCGACACAGTTTTAGCTACTTTTGAAGTTTAACAATGAATGTGCAGCGGATGCGTAAGTAATGCATGTGTTTGTGTTTTGGTTTGGATGTGTGTGTGACGTACCTTTCTGTTCTACTGGTTGTATGTTAACAGTCGCTCTCTTGATGGTATCTGCTAATCTGTCTATACTGGCGTCACTGTTGTTGTTGCTGCGAGCTGGCTTGTTCGCTTTCTGTTTCTGTGGTTTGGTGTCGCTGGCGGAGGAGTGCGACTCGGCGCCGCTGTCCGCGCTCCGCGACTCCTCGCTGTCGTCATCAGCCTCCGAATCATCATCAGCTTCCGAATCTGTTAGCTCCTGTGGCAATTCACATAATTATGTCAgtcggtcggttagccccaggGTAAGCTATTTACGCTAAGGGTGCAACACAACATAACCGATAAACTTCATTAAGTCAAAtacaaaaatgataaatatatgCTTACAAATAAATGTATACGTATTCACCTTCgaattatcttattttattttattaaagggaattaatgtttttatgtagggggattttaaaaaaatgtatattttcccTATGGTTAGTCTTCAAGCAATTATATTATtgccatttatttttcattgattcATGATGCATCAAATTAACAAAACCAAATGGCGGCAAATacagctttataaaaataaatgaaaggaaAAACATATAGACTCAACCAATATACACACGAAGTTTTTTCCCGATGTCTACATTTTTCGACAGTAGGTAGCCCTCGATTTCTTAGGATTTCTGTGATTATAGTAAAATCACAAtcataaagattatttttaaggaGCACCCTTAAATTTTAATCaacctccgagccttttcccaactatgttggggtcggcttccagtctaaccagaatcagctgagtaccagtgctttacaagaagcgactgcctatctgacctcctcaacccagttacccgggcaccccgataccctttggttagactggtgtcagacttactggcttctgactacccgtaacgactgccaaggatgttgaatgtcagccgggacctacagtttaacgtgccatccgaaacacagtcattggtgtctaagatatacttagaaagtacatacaaacttagaaaagttgcattggtacttgcctgacttggagTCGAatccgcgccctcatactcgaagaCCGTATGAtcataatatttcatacattgCCTAGGTATTGTAAAGAATGATACAGTTTGCCGGTAAGGTATCGTCTGGGACGGGTGACTTGTAGCCAAAATACTCACTGATGATCCATCTGAAGCGTCGTCTGGCTGGTCATCATCTCCAAATGTAGAGTCTGCACTCTCATCAAATAGTACCTCCTGAAACATTTTCTTAACTCTATTCTAACCACTTCAATGAATATTAATAGGAtagtattacaaatattttgctttttataatttaaataagcctaTTTCTATGCCATTACTTAAGTATTCTGCAAAAACACCTGCCAAAAGTTTGCAAAGCAAGTCATTGTTATATCATtgcgatatttatttttagccacattttatgtataaactaaacttttaaataaacagtagtatctttagttaagtgcctactcaaatgttGTATAGCATACTCAAAAAGCTGTTATACTGTTATCACATAGGACCACAATATGTATTTGGTAAGTGTAATATATCCCTTATGTATTGGCATCATGAAAGCAATAACCAAATAACGTATAAGTGTTCACATGTGAAAGAATAACTAATTGTATGAAGTTGATATTAGTGAGTAAAGTTTACATCTTGTTCATGATCTGAGACATCTCCGGCCTCGTGCTCCGAGTCGGTAGCGTCTCCTTCTGCATCCAGTGTGCCAGCTATCAACTCCTCTGATTCTGACTCTTCTTCTGACTGAAAAACATCAATCAatcattttacaattatttaagaaaaatactgtaaaaataaaacatgattggcagttgttacaggtagttagaagccagtaagtctgacaccagtctaaccaaggagtattgggttgcccggataactgggtttaggaggtcagatagggcagttgctccttgtaaagcactggtactcagctacatccgggtagattggaagccaaccccaacatagttgagaaaaaaatGCTTGGAGGATGGATGCGTACATTGAATGACTACCCGTACTGACAAAGAATGGGCTTAGAAATGGCTATTTGCTTCTGGCTATCACAATATTAGCATCTACACTGTAACTCAAAGTTTATCAGAAAACATGTTGCATAATGTACAGTTTTCTTAAATCCCAATGTTGtctttaaataacaaataccaTGCACAAACCTAGCTACCCCTACTAACACGACTGCCAAAAGATGTTCGTACGACACCAGGGATCCACTAACTTAACGTACTTTCCGAAgtacggaagaactcgtcatgactaGATGATCACCCATCCTCAGATCGACCGATCACGCCAAGCATTAGTAAACGGTTGATCGATCCGCACAGGTGTTACATAGCCAGGCGATTGAAAATGCAAATGAGTGTAAGGTGCTAAATTTTGGGTATTCATTATGTTGATTATTGCGTATTATGTTGGTTACACTAtatgtagttaaaaatatataaagaacaATAATGATAAACGGATGACAACCGGCAGCATGGTGAGTTGCAACAAAACACTGCGATTTCATGAATTATAAATGTACACTTACTTCGTTAGAAACTTTTAACGATACATTTTGAGATCCTTCAAATCCCGCTTTTCTTTTGAGTAATCCTTGCTTAAATGGAGGCATTTTAACTATAATAATCGCATATTATTTCCCTTTTCACTGTAATAACAACACGTGTTTTTGACATCTAATCGCTCTCGCCGTGCCGCTGTCACATTGATTGAACTGTCAATTTACTGCGATCAGTGTTGTCaatccaaaaaaatacaaaataacagtACGATCGTCAAACCTACCCTTCTCTCCTCCTCCCATCAGGGGTTATTTTTAACCGAGCTTCAAAAAAATaggagaaggttctcaattcgtcgggaccttttttttaaagtttaaatagCGGTTTTCACCATACCCTTGCCTTGACTCAAAAGATATCAATATTATCAATTATCAAATTGttaaaaggttcttctaacaCTTGGTTTATCTTCATAATTATATTGTGGCTACCCATAGCATAGTAATCTGTGGTGCAAACAGTCGAGCTTTAAAACGCGTATACTCTGTGCGTGTGAGTGAGTTGTGTTGTGTGTGCTGCTTCTTGCTTGTGATTGCAGCTGCAAACCATGCATCTGCAGTCTGcaataaaattggtataaaatcgaaaaatgatttaatttatgaattaagATAATTTATGAACAGTAATTTCAGTGTTAACATGAAATGTTATGTGCCCATGACGAAAAAAGTACtccaaaatgtaaataaatcgaACGTGAACTTTTGTTTGAGTCTATCGAACTGCGAAcgtttttttctattttgacCGTTGATTCCTATGATCAAAAACGATTTTTGGTGCTGTATTTATACCATCAGTTGtttgtaaatacatttattttctgaGGTGCCGAAGGATTTTAGAAGAGTTGTAAAGACAAGTGGTTTGTAATGTTGTTCCGGGAGAGTGCGTGATCTAGCAAGTAAGAACAATGTCGGGAGCTACGACGCCGACGGGCACGGAAGCGCCGGCGCTGGACGACCGCGACGTCGAGCCGCGCACGCCCATGAAGCGGCTCGGCTCTACACGGAAGCTGGCCGCCTTCAACAGTGAGTTTGCACCTTTCGTATAAGCTTTGTTTTGGATCAGCACTTACCTTCTTACAATCAGGTCGGAGTCAGCAAGGGCCCAACAACGATAGTTGATATACAAACTTTGGAAAGAATAGATACACAGAAACTTTAGTTTGGTGTTTATCCAATATTTACATCACATGCTACATGAGCTAATAGTACAAATATAACTAATATTGAACATTCAGGAGCTTTAATTGGAGGTGCTGATAATATTATACTTCAACCAATTCtctgcatatttatttattttttaaagtaggtaaatgtaGTGCTCACAATTATTGAATTGTGAAATGGTTTAAGGCTACAGCTTGCAAGCAATACATTCACTCTATCTGTGGATTGTGACTGTGAAGTGGTCACATCTCACAGCTAAATGAGAGTAGAGTCATTTCTATGTGTGGTGTACCTTGTTGAGCCACTGAAACAATAAAGAAAGGTGTAAATGCTGTAAAGTCACCCTCTCCAGCAGCCTCtgaagtatgagtgtgggttcaATTACAGGCCACACTTGCCTTTATGCTTcctaatgtaacttttgtaagTTATATCTATTTACATTGGTCTTTCTCTTCTGTGatatctatcatcatcatcatcatcatctcagccataggacgtccactgctgaacataggcctcccccttagatctccacagatacctgttggaagcgacctgcatccagcgtcgtggacgtcctacgctgcgcttgctagtccgtggtctccactcaagcacttttcgaccccatcggccatccgctctgcgagcaatatggcctgcccattgccacttcaacttgctaatccggtgggctatatcggtgactttagttcgtctacggatctcctcatttcggattcgatcacgtagagaaaccccgagcatagccctctccatagcttgttgagcgactttgagctttgagatgaggccgatagtgagagaccacgtttcggtgccgtaagtcatcactggtaacacacactgattgaagactttcgtcttgaggcactgaggtatgtcggacgaaaagataTTGCGatgtttcccgaacgctgcccagccgagttggattcggcggttgacctctttctcgaagttggacctacctaatatatatactcctcggtcttctgtataacttgccgcagcgtatggatgtggtctatggtactatagcctcttcggaaaccggcttgttcgggaggctggaagtcatcaagcctgtgttcgagacggttcgtgataacccttgaaaacagcttataaacatggcttagaagtgtgatgggtctgtagttcttcaataGGCTGTTTTTTTGAAGAGCCacaccaccccacccctgctccatgcttcaggcgttttgccctcggacaggacggaattaaagagcttctggaggactttaagtaccggtgttccacccgctcacagaagctctgaagtgattccgttctcacccggcgccttgttgttcttaagctgcttcagggccatcctaatctcgtacagactgatgtccgggatatcttcggtataatgtcgggacagcttggctcttggatctcctgccaTATCTATACTATCCTGTATATGCCTgtgatatctatactaatattataaagctgaagagtttgtttgtttgtttgtttgaatgcgctaatctcaggaactactggtccgatttgaaaattactttcagtgttagatagcccatttattgaggaaggctgtaggctactttttatcccggtacgggaagtagttcccacgggatgcgggtgaaaccgctggcagaagctagtatactTATATGTACATTTTAGTCTTCAATTACTGAATtgaggtgaaggaaaacatgttGGGGAAACCTGGGTTATAAACTCTGAAGAAACTAATGCACATTGAGTAAGCGAGAGATTTAGAAATCAAATCGTGAGGTAGTCAGACCCTTGTCGGGATATAAACCATAGTTCTCtgataatattcttattttgatGGTTGGGAaacataaaaattgaaaatattatggttTGTACTAGATTTAATATGTGCATTCGTACACACCCCGAGGAAACTACATGCCGTGTACCGTTTACGTCCCCACTGTCCATGCCAGACACATTGGTTGAACAGGCAAACTGTGTAAGCAAACAATCTCACGCATTAGTAATATGTATGCTTGGATGAATATTGCTTGCTTGATTTTCATGTCCAAGCtcccataataataattaattgagaaACTAGTGCCATCCACATATCTTACGCGCCAAATGATATTTTGCAAACCGTGTAGTGTTCGCAGTTCGTCACAAAGTATAGAAAAACGATTCATCGGTATTTCAAGGATGTTCGGACAAACGTACCTACGTGCGGCCTTACTAAGCTTAAATAACTCTCCGTTTGAGAGTATAACGTGGCACAACAGCGCTCGGCGTTTCGTCTCAGAGGCAGCTTTACATTCCGGCGCAAGGAGTAGGTACTTCCTTTGCAGCAGTCAGTTAAATGATATAATGCGACACATTAGTAATGTGTCGGTTCGTGAGCGCTTTGTTCATTGGCCACTTCCTCTGATCGCTTGAGCTGCGGCCACTGCCACCCACGCACCACTTTCAGCTTTGGTTCACCTCCCCTTCAAACTGCATGTTTGATTGCATATCCTATGTAAAGAAATGGCTTCCCGCTTTCTTTAAGTAGGTATCCTGAGTGTAGCGCCGATCGCGACTATGTTGAGGGCGGGAAGTTCTCATGGGCATCCTCGGAAGCGCGGCGTGCCGGACGCTTAGCTTACCGACTAAACCAATCCGGTgtgttacatatttttatgaaatactttCGGCGTGAAACACTTTGGGAATAATTTTTGGATGAACTTGGGAATAACCTCAATATGGGTGTGGAAACGTGCCTGACATGACTGGAAAAAGGTACTTACGGTACCaatataagtatatacatacatgAGGCCGAAGACGAGAGctccgttttttttttgcaccaTATAGTCTCTGAAAccattgaactgatttgaaactgattttcactgttgggaagctacattagcCCAATTCTGGCGCCCACCTCtcgcgcactcggataaaataaaaagtaaccacataggtaattaaatatattttttaaataaaccagTGGTCAGCTGGAGTTAACCAAATACcataattttcagttttatgatTAGTAGATAGGTATTAATTAACTGCGTACAGAAAGAggaaaatctaaacaaataatactaattaattgaaatgtaGATTTAAATATGATCACACGTACACCTGGTTTTCATGGCCTTTTAAATAACAGTTACAGAATATGGATACCTACATTTAATAGTACAGTTCTCGCCAATATTGATAGCGGCTCGTAACTATTTACCAACACGTGTGGGGCCCAAACTCTAAGGGCCTCCGATGTTGGGTTTGTGGGCGGGCAGTATCGCTACCGGCTGGCACAT is a genomic window of Helicoverpa armigera isolate CAAS_96S chromosome 16, ASM3070526v1, whole genome shotgun sequence containing:
- the LOC110381586 gene encoding ribosome biogenesis protein BOP1 homolog, with the translated sequence MPPFKQGLLKRKAGFEGSQNVSLKVSNESEEESESEELIAGTLDAEGDATDSEHEAGDVSDHEQDEVLFDESADSTFGDDDQPDDASDGSSELTDSEADDDSEADDDSEESRSADSGAESHSSASDTKPQKQKANKPARSNNNSDASIDRLADTIKRATVNIQPVEQKDEYSSGDTSDEEDRRNTRGAVPAWWYRDYPHVGYDLAGRRLLKPPQRDAIDDFLKQCEDPDFWRTVRDPNTGQDVVLSKQDLELIQRLRAGHVPDAAHDEYEPWVEWFSREVLATPLRAFPEHKRSFLPSRSEQQQVARLVHALKMGWAKTRRQLADERRARRSKQFYNLWGSGDAPRGLQRHIPAPRRALPSHAESYNPPPEYLLDAKEMKEWNKLSETPWKRKYTFLPTRHASLRAVPAYERFTRERFLRCLDLYLAPRAIKMRLTIRPEELVPKLPAPRDLQPFPTSEALRMRGHAGLVRSADFDPSGQYVVSGGDDGTMRVWEVATGRCLRVLALGGAVARVAWLPAPGLSLVAAAVGERLLLLSPGVAPARVSRRTDELLEAAPAAREAVEARVAAAVAWAAPAPEEWARGVRVRLEHFRRVTHVAWHARGDYVLVTLADAAARAVVVHQLSRRRSQLPFTRSKGLVQCALFHPSRPLIFVATQRVVRVYDLVRQELVRKLLTGAQWVSHLAVHPAGDNLLVASYDRKCVWFDLELSSKPYQTLRLHGGAVRSVAFHRRYPLFASAGDDAHIVVSHGMVYNDLLQNPLLVPLKQLAAGAVTEQLCVLELRWHPAQPWLLAACADGTLRLYS